One Streptomyces fagopyri DNA window includes the following coding sequences:
- a CDS encoding CsbD family protein: MTKNQKAQAKTEQAKGKAKETVGRTVGNERMTAEGRAEKAKGDTRQAKEKMKDIFRH; encoded by the coding sequence GTGACCAAGAACCAGAAGGCACAGGCGAAGACGGAGCAGGCCAAGGGCAAGGCCAAGGAAACCGTCGGTCGTACCGTCGGCAACGAGCGTATGACCGCCGAAGGCAGGGCGGAGAAGGCGAAGGGTGACACCCGCCAGGCCAAGGAGAAGATGAAGGACATTTTCCGGCACTGA
- the sbnA gene encoding 2,3-diaminopropionate biosynthesis protein SbnA has product MPVISAPHAFNESQLYVDLRSILGHSLYLKCEGFNFAGSIKLKAANEMVESAEREGVLKPDSILVESSSGNLGVALSTIAASKGYQFLCVTDSRCNLSTRLLMEALGSEVHVISELDANAGFLGARIDYVRALCASDDRYVWLSQYTNPGNWKAHYRTTAPEIASYFPGLDVLFVGAGTTGTLMGCARYFRTWHRPVRIVAVDSVGSVAFGGTPGRRMIPGLGMSMRPPLLDESFVDEVIRVEEADTIRTCHRLARRGFVFGGSTGTVVSGAMDWLGRQDAPGITAVAIAPDLGERYLDTIYQTNWLQDLYGENILDPEQVAVGQSGAGPAPDPPEPPDTPPRRRSR; this is encoded by the coding sequence GTGCCCGTCATCTCCGCTCCCCACGCCTTCAACGAAAGCCAGCTCTACGTCGACCTCCGGTCGATCCTCGGGCATTCGCTGTATCTGAAGTGCGAAGGCTTCAACTTCGCCGGCTCCATCAAGTTGAAAGCGGCGAACGAGATGGTGGAGAGCGCCGAGCGCGAGGGGGTCCTGAAGCCGGACTCGATCCTGGTGGAGTCGTCGTCCGGGAACCTGGGCGTGGCCCTGAGCACGATCGCCGCGAGCAAGGGCTACCAGTTCCTGTGCGTCACGGACTCCCGGTGCAACCTCTCGACCCGACTGCTGATGGAGGCGCTCGGCAGCGAGGTGCACGTCATCTCCGAACTGGACGCCAACGCGGGTTTCCTCGGCGCGCGGATCGACTACGTCCGCGCGCTGTGCGCCTCCGACGACCGGTACGTGTGGCTCAGCCAGTACACCAACCCGGGCAACTGGAAGGCGCACTACCGCACGACGGCGCCCGAGATCGCCAGCTACTTCCCGGGCCTGGACGTCCTGTTCGTCGGGGCGGGCACCACCGGGACCCTGATGGGCTGCGCACGCTACTTCCGCACATGGCACCGGCCGGTGCGGATCGTCGCCGTCGACAGCGTCGGCTCGGTGGCCTTCGGCGGCACACCGGGCCGCCGGATGATCCCGGGCCTGGGCATGAGCATGCGGCCGCCCCTGCTCGACGAGTCCTTCGTGGACGAGGTGATCCGGGTGGAGGAGGCGGACACCATCCGCACGTGCCACCGGCTGGCCCGCCGCGGCTTCGTCTTCGGCGGCTCCACCGGGACGGTGGTCAGCGGGGCCATGGACTGGCTGGGCCGGCAGGACGCGCCCGGCATCACCGCGGTGGCCATCGCCCCCGACCTCGGTGAGCGGTACCTCGACACCATCTACCAGACCAACTGGCTGCAGGATCTCTACGGCGAGAACATTCTCGACCCCGAACAGGTGGCCGTCGGTCAGAGCGGCGCCGGGCCCGCGCCCGACCCACCCGAACCGCCGGACACGCCTCCCCGACGCCGAAGCCGCTGA
- a CDS encoding DUF6328 family protein, whose protein sequence is MRVPRHSSRYFGDIGSTENAARSSGVGREEDLSESAHDETRRETERARGDTGREETAEERADRKWGDLLQEIRVAQTGVQILFGFLLTVVFTPRYTQLEQADRTIYIVTVVLGASATGALIGPVSLHRIVAGRRVKERAVVWASRLTLAGLVLLLATMTASLLLILRVATHDAYVPWLVSGVVAWYLFCWLAVPMWVRSRHTTS, encoded by the coding sequence ATGAGAGTGCCCCGTCATTCTTCGAGGTATTTCGGGGACATTGGATCCACCGAGAACGCGGCCCGGTCATCCGGGGTAGGCCGGGAGGAAGACTTGTCGGAGTCGGCACATGACGAAACCCGCCGGGAAACGGAGCGCGCACGGGGAGACACGGGGCGTGAGGAGACTGCGGAGGAGAGGGCCGACCGCAAATGGGGTGACCTCCTCCAGGAGATCCGGGTCGCCCAGACGGGCGTGCAGATTCTGTTCGGCTTTCTGCTGACGGTCGTGTTCACACCGCGGTACACGCAATTGGAACAGGCGGACAGAACCATCTACATCGTCACGGTCGTTCTCGGGGCCTCCGCCACCGGGGCGCTGATCGGCCCGGTGTCCTTGCACCGGATCGTCGCCGGCAGACGGGTGAAGGAGCGGGCGGTCGTATGGGCGTCACGGCTGACGCTCGCGGGGCTCGTGCTGCTGCTCGCGACGATGACGGCCTCACTGCTGCTGATCCTGCGGGTCGCCACCCACGACGCCTATGTGCCCTGGCTCGTCTCGGGGGTCGTCGCCTGGTACCTGTTCTGCTGGTTGGCCGTGCCGATGTGGGTGCGCAGCCGCCACACGACGTCGTGA
- a CDS encoding ATP-binding protein has protein sequence MESDPRGDKRPSDEELESLDVVFPGRLRDVTDARLSAEGYLRVLARASPPSSPEYWDDVLLVVTELAANTIQYAPGPFELRVRPTGDGVQVTLRDSSTTPPTPRRMNPSRGAGGIGWHLVHALCHRVSVVVRPDGKDVHALLPW, from the coding sequence ATGGAAAGTGATCCGCGCGGGGACAAGCGGCCGTCGGACGAGGAGCTGGAGAGCCTCGACGTCGTTTTTCCCGGTCGATTGCGCGACGTGACCGACGCCCGCCTCTCGGCGGAGGGCTATCTCCGGGTCCTCGCACGGGCTTCACCGCCCTCGTCGCCCGAGTACTGGGACGACGTCCTGCTGGTGGTGACCGAGCTGGCCGCCAACACGATCCAGTACGCTCCCGGCCCCTTCGAGCTGCGGGTACGGCCCACCGGCGACGGCGTGCAGGTGACACTGCGCGACAGCAGTACCACGCCGCCCACGCCCCGGCGCATGAACCCGTCGCGGGGGGCGGGCGGCATCGGCTGGCACCTCGTCCACGCGCTCTGCCACCGGGTCAGCGTCGTGGTGCGGCCGGACGGGAAGGACGTGCACGCCCTGCTGCCGTGGTGA
- a CDS encoding WhiB family transcriptional regulator: MDNWRESAACRTVDPDLFFPIGSTGPALPQVEEAKAVCRQCPVRDECLRWALDTGQTIGVWGGTSENERRALRRRTVGRAARDAGT, encoded by the coding sequence ATGGACAACTGGCGCGAATCGGCGGCATGCCGCACCGTCGACCCCGACCTCTTCTTCCCCATCGGCAGCACGGGCCCCGCGCTTCCGCAGGTCGAGGAGGCGAAGGCCGTCTGCCGGCAGTGCCCCGTCCGTGACGAGTGCCTGCGCTGGGCGCTCGACACGGGGCAGACCATCGGCGTCTGGGGCGGGACGAGCGAGAACGAACGGCGCGCGCTGAGGCGGCGTACGGTCGGCCGCGCCGCCAGGGATGCCGGAACCTAA
- a CDS encoding ATP-binding protein — translation MRGDHRAHSTDTATGPPEPHSAGPRSPAEVREAVREALDNARRSRGPGATPDATAVGDVLLVASELTTNAMLHGGGVTAFEVIPGEREVRLSVSDRSEEVPRPVRDAGGPGSVRIGGHGWPIICRLARDIMISYLRAGGKRITAVVPLSPR, via the coding sequence ATGCGCGGAGATCACCGGGCGCACTCGACCGACACGGCGACCGGCCCGCCCGAGCCGCACTCCGCGGGACCGCGCAGCCCGGCCGAGGTGCGGGAGGCCGTGCGGGAGGCGCTCGACAACGCGCGACGATCCCGCGGACCCGGGGCCACGCCCGACGCGACAGCCGTCGGTGACGTCCTGCTCGTCGCCTCCGAACTCACCACCAACGCGATGCTGCACGGCGGCGGGGTCACGGCGTTCGAGGTGATACCGGGCGAGCGCGAGGTGCGTCTGTCGGTGAGCGACCGCAGCGAGGAGGTGCCGAGGCCCGTACGGGACGCCGGCGGTCCGGGGTCCGTGCGGATCGGCGGCCACGGCTGGCCGATCATCTGCCGGCTGGCCCGCGACATCATGATCTCGTATCTCCGAGCGGGAGGAAAACGCATCACGGCCGTCGTACCGCTCTCTCCCCGGTGA
- a CDS encoding GAF and ANTAR domain-containing protein yields the protein MSREPGEVWEQFAIALAEMARDLLAQDSVQDTLDRIVEHATVLINGCDEAGILTVRRGEVRALAATGDVVRRADRIQQDLREGPCFDAVTDRQQVYVIEDLSRPHERWSRFAPELRKLGMGSVMGFLLFTEDDELGALNLYSHQPRAFDEAARRAGWILASHAAVAFSAARTHQQLGDALETRHEIGEAMGILMERYGLPENAAFKVLKKASQDRNIKLREIARQVCQTGEKPG from the coding sequence ATGTCACGTGAGCCCGGCGAGGTCTGGGAGCAGTTCGCCATCGCCCTGGCGGAAATGGCGCGCGATCTGCTGGCCCAGGACTCGGTCCAGGACACCTTGGACCGCATCGTGGAACACGCGACGGTGCTGATCAACGGCTGTGACGAGGCCGGCATCCTCACCGTGCGGCGCGGCGAGGTACGTGCTCTGGCGGCGACCGGCGACGTGGTGCGCCGCGCGGACCGGATCCAGCAGGACCTGCGGGAGGGCCCCTGCTTCGACGCCGTGACCGACCGTCAGCAGGTCTATGTCATCGAGGACCTGAGCCGGCCGCACGAACGCTGGTCGCGTTTCGCCCCCGAGCTGAGGAAGCTGGGCATGGGGAGCGTGATGGGTTTCCTCCTGTTCACCGAGGACGACGAACTGGGCGCCCTCAATCTGTACTCCCACCAGCCGCGTGCCTTCGACGAGGCCGCGCGGAGGGCCGGCTGGATCCTCGCCTCGCACGCCGCCGTGGCCTTCTCGGCGGCCCGCACGCACCAGCAGCTCGGCGACGCCCTGGAGACCCGCCACGAGATCGGCGAGGCGATGGGCATCCTCATGGAGCGCTACGGGCTGCCCGAGAACGCTGCCTTCAAGGTGCTCAAGAAGGCATCGCAGGACCGCAACATCAAGCTGCGCGAGATCGCCCGCCAGGTCTGCCAGACCGGCGAGAAGCCGGGCTGA